The genomic region ACAGTAAACCCTTATGTGAGTTATAATGTAGTGGACGAACAGCACAGACAGATAAAATATAAAGATAAATTTTTTGATTATGACGGAAATAAAGAGCTGACAGGAGGTATCCAGTTTAGTCTGGATAGAGAATAAATAAAAAGGATACTGCCTAAATGTTATTTTTAGGCAGTATTTTAATAAAAATTCCAAAATCATCACATACAGTTTTATTTCCTGATAAATAAGGAGTTGAAGAAATAATGAAAGTATTGGATGATAATTTATTTAATAAAATCAATAGTTTGAAGAAGAGCTTTACTGCCTCTGAGACAAAAGTATTTAACTATATCGAAAAGAATCCTGAAAATGTGGTATGTATGAATATAAGAGAACTATCAGATGCAATAGAAACCGGTGAAACAACAATTATCAGATTTTGTAAGAAAACAGGGTTCAAAGGTTATAATGACTTCAAGATATCGCTGGTCAGCAGTCTCAGCAAAGAAAAGCAGACTAATAAACATAAGATCGATATCCTCGCAGATGAAAACTATAATTCTATAGCAGAAAGTATCTATAATAACTCGTTTAATGTGCTGAAAGATACCTTGAGCCTTATTAATAACGAAGTACTGGATAAATGTATAAATCTTATTAATAGTGCAAGACATATAGAGTTTATCGGAATAGGGCATTCGAATCTTACTGCACAGGATGCAAAGTATAAATTTCTGAGGATAGGAAAAAGCGTTGCTGCACATTCTGATCCGCACTTATTTAAGATGGCTGCATCTATCTCAGATAAAGACGATGTTATCTTGGGAATATCACAGACAGGTGAAACAAAAGAAGTAATAGAATCATTGCAGAGCGGTAAAATGAGAGGTGCTAAGACCATAGCAATCACAAATAATGATAAAACAGAGATTACCAAATATGCAGATTATGTCTTGCTGAATGGTTTTAATGAGGAGCTTTTTGAGACAGGATCATTTTCTGAAAGGATGTCTCAGCTTTTTATTATAGAACTTTTATATCTGGGAGTGCTTTCCAAGAATAAAGATAAGGCTATGGAACTAAAAGATCTGACAATAAAAGCAGTAACATAAATTTTTTAGCATGGAAGTATCGTATTTATAATTATTATCATTTTTTTGTTTATACAAATGAAAAAGGGAAGAGAATATTAAACTGAAAATATAATAGAAACAAATAATGTAAAATATACAATAGAAAAATCAGACAGGACGAAATTAATGAAAAAAAGGGCTGATACTAGTTTTAAACGAGGCACAAAAGGAAAAATACAGATTTAAAATGGGGGAGATCATATCGTTCGGTGTTTTTTATGACAGATTGAAAAAGATTACAACAATATAGCAACAAAAAAAGAGGCCGTTTTTTGCCTCATTTTTTTATCCGCCTAAATAAGCTTTTTTAATATCTTCATTATTGGCAAGTTCATTAGCGTCACCAGACATGATTATTCTGCCGGTTTCCAGAACATAAGCCCTGTTTGCTATAGATAAAGCCATATGTGCATTTTGTTCAACAAGAAGTATTGTAACATTATTTTCCTTATTTATTTTTTCTATATTTTTGAAAATTTCCTGAACCAGAATAGGAGCCAGCCCCATAGAAGGTTCATCCATAAGAAGCAGTTCCGGACGTGACATCAAAGCTCTTGCTATAGCGAGCATCTGCTGTTCTCCGCCGCTCATAGTACCTGCAAGCTGCTTTTTTCTTTCCGCAAGTCTTGGAAACATATCAAATATATTGTTAAGGTCTTTTTTTATTTTATCTTTGTCGTTTCTGATATAGGCTCCCATCTCAAGATTTTCCATAACAGTAAGATTGGTAAAGATTCTTCTGCCTTCAGGAACATGTGCCATACCCAGACCAAGGAGTTTATGAGCCTCTTTATTGGTAATATTCATACCGTTTAATGATATTTCACCGGACTTAGGTGTAAGCAGCCCGGAAATAGCATGAAGGGTAGAAGTCTTACCGGCACCGTTGGCACCTATAAGAGTAACTATTTCACCCTTTTTTATTTCAAATGATATGTCTTTTATGGCATGAATGGCACCGTAATAAACATTTAAATCATTTACTTCTAAAATATTCACTTATTTTCCTCCTAATTAAAGTGTCAAAATGGAAATATTATTCTCCGAGATAAGCTGTTATAACCTCAGGATTATTCTGAATTTCCACAGGCGTACCCTGTGCAATAATTTTTCCAAAATTCAACACATACAGTCTTTCACATATTCCCATTACCAGATCCATATCATGTTCAATAAGTAAAATAGCAATTTCAAATTTATCCCTTATCAGCTGAATAGTTTCCATTAATTCTTTTGTTTCCTGAGGATTCATTCCTGCAGCAGGTTCATCAAGAAGCAGCAGTTTCGGACTGGTTGCCAGTGCTCTTGCAATTTCCAGTTTTCTCTGCTGACCGTATGAAAGATTCCCGGCTAATACATCAGATACTTTATCAAGATCAAATATTTTCAGAAAATCCAAAGCTCTTTCATCAGCGCTTTTTTCTTCTTTCCAGTATTTAGGAAGTCTCAGGGTAGCTGTAAGTACAGAATACTTCAGACTGCTGTCCAGAGCCAGCTTAACATTATCAAGAACGGAAAGATTCTTAAATAATCTTATGTTCTGAAAAGTTCTCGCCAGACCGAGGTTTATGATCTGCGGGGTAGAAAGCTTTTCTGTCTCTGCACCGTTTACTCTCACACTGCCGCTGGTAGGCTTATAAACACCGGTTAAAAGATTAAAAAGTGTAGTTTTGCCGGCACCGTTCGGCCCTATAAGTCCGATTAATTCTTTATCGTTAAGTGTTATGTTAACATCGTCAACTGCTTTTAGTCCTCCAAAGGATATACATAAGTGCTCCGTTTCTAATAAAGACATATATTTACCCCTTTCTCGCTTCATTTTTCTTTTTTCCTGAAAAAAGTCTTCTTATAATACTGCTGATCTTTAATTCACCAGTACCCAGAAGTCCGCTTGGTCTGAATATCATAATGAAAATCAATACCAGTGCGTAAAAAGCATATCTTCCCTGCTGTACATACATTCCGATATTTGAAGGGAAAAAATTTGCAAAACTTCTTAGTGATTCATTCAGAATTGTAAGAAGCGATGCTGAAACGATAGCACCTGTAATACTTCCAAGACCGCCTAAAACAACCATTACCAGTATATCAATAGAGAATACAAAGTTAAACTGGAGCGGTTCCAGAGTGGGGTAGCTGTGTGCCAGAAGAGCACCGCCTACACCCGCGAATAAAGCAGATACCGTAAAGCCGAAAAGCTTTATTTTATTGATAGGAATTCCTATATTTTCTGCTGCTATTTCATCTTCTCTTATGGAAAGAACAAGTCTTCCGTATTTTGAGGTCATCATCATGGTTATAATAATAATAGAAACTACAACAATCCAAAAAATAGATGTAAATGTAGTAATCTGCGGGATTCTTCTTATTCCTGCTGCTCCTCCCAGAAAATCAAGGTTTTGGATAGTGAACTTTATCATCTCGCCGAATGCAAGTGTGATTATTGCCAGATAGTCGCCTTTTAGTCTGAGAATAGGGATACCTACAAGGAACCCGAATAAAGCTGCAAACAGACCCCCTATAATACAGCCCAGTATTAATCTCACAGCATCGTTAGGTACAGAAGTAAACACATATTTTGTAAACATGACACTGCTGTATGCTCCCACTGCGATAAATCCCGCATGACCCAGACTCAGCTGTCCCATAAGTCCGACAGTAATATTCAGACTTACTGCAAATAATACATAAATAAATATATTACATAAAATAGTAGAGTAATAAGAATTAATCTGTACTATAATCTGTAAAAGGAAAAATAAAATCACGATAAGCACAGCAGAGAGTATATATGTCAATTTTCTTATATTTTTTTTATCCATTTCTCTCACCTATACTTTCTCTTTTATATTTTTACCAAGCAGTCCGCTGGGTTTAAATACAAGTATCAGAATAAGAATTCCGAAAACTATAACGTTAGCCCATGTAGACGAGATATAAGCTTTGGAAAAATTCTCTATAAGTCCCATAAGATATCCGCCGATCATGGCTCCGGGAATACTTCCGATACCGCCGAATACCGCCGCGATAAATGCTTTCAGTCCCGGCATCATTCCCATATATGGTTCTATTTGTGGATATGTAAGGCTGTAAAGAACTCCGCCTAATGCACCAAGTGCAGAACCAATAGCAAAAGTAATGCTTATAGTAGAGTTAACATTGATTCCCATAAGTCTTGCAGCGTTATGATCTTCAGAAACAGCTCTTGTAGCTTTTCCTAATTTTGTATTTTTAATAAAGAAGTTCAGCACAAGCATACAGATAATAGTAGAAAAAATAGTAACCAGTGTAAGATAACTAATTCTGATTGATCCTATATTAATAGTAGCACTTGAAAGATAAAAAGGAATTTTATCCTGCGGTATAACCTTGGAATCAGCTCCCTGAAATACGAGAAAAACACTTTCCAGAAAGAAACTCACACCGATTGCCGTAATAAGTGCCGAGATTCTTGGGGAATTTCTAAGGGGTTTATATGCAAGACGGTCAATAAGCACACCCAGTAATGAACAAACAATTACAGATACTAGGATAGCTACGATTAAAGGCATATTGTATTTGGTTACACATGTAAAAGCCGTATAGGCGCCAACCATTAATATATCGCCGTGTGCAAAATTTATTAGTTTTACGATACCGTAAACCATTGTATATCCAAGAGCAATAAGTGCATAAATGCTTCCAACCTGTAATCCGTTTATCACTTGCTCAAGGAAAGTTTTTAAAATACTCACGTTATTAATTCACCTCATTTTAAAAAGTATAAAAGAAGATAGCATAGCTATCTTCTGTAGTAATACCCAAATAATTAAATTTATTGTTATAATATTTACTCAGCTTTTTCTTTTAGAGTTAATTTACCATCTTTGATTTCGATAATATCAGCTATTTTCTTAGGATCATTATTTTCATCAAAAACGAGTTTACCAGTAACAAGCTCTAAATCAGTAGCTTTAAGTGCATCTACCAATGCATCTGATGAAGAATCTTTTGCATTTTTAAGAGCATTTACGATAATATCAACAGTATCATAACCTAAAGCAGCGAATAAAATAGGATCTTTTTTATATTTGTCGTTATATGCTTTTATGAAATTCTGAACAAGAGAACTTTCATCATTAGCAGCATACTGGCTTACAAATAATGCACCGTTAGTAACAGCTGCAAAGTTAGTCTGAACTCCGTCCCATCCGTCTCCTCCTAAATACTGTGCAGTAATACCAAGTTCTTTTGCCTGTGTAGCAATAAGACCGATAGTTTCGTAGTAATCAGGAATATAGATAGCATCTACATTGGCATTTTTTATGTTAGTAAGGATAGATTTGAAATCTTTGTCTTCTTTAGTATAAGAACTTTCTATGATTTCGGCTCCGCCTTTTTTAGCTTCTTCTATAAACGACTGTGAAAGTCCTGTAGAATAATCATCTGATTTATTAGTAAGCACTGCTATTTTTTTGAACCCTTTTGCAGTAGCATATCTACCCATTACAGCACCTTGGAAAGGATCAGTAAAAGTAGTTCTGAATACATATTTTTTTCCGCCTGTTATGTCAATGTTAGTTCCAGTAGGACTAATCATAGGTACTTTATCTTTTTCAGCAAGTTCTGCAATTGCATTTGACGGAACAGAAGTAACTGCTCCTATAATCATATCTACTTTATCGTTAGAAACCAGTTTTTTATATGCATTAACAGCTTCTTTAGCATCACCTTTGTCATCTACACTGATAAGTTCCAGCTTTTTACCGTTTATTCCACCCTGAGCATTAATTTCCTCAATTTTTAATTCGATTCCCTCTTTAGTGGCTATTCCATATTGGGCAACGCCTCCTGTGAGCGGTCCGATGAAACCTATCTTAACGACAGTTTTTTCCTCAGTTTTTGTTTCGGTACCGGCAGCAGCTGTATCAGCTTTTTTCCCGCAGCTGACTAAAGTCAATGTAGCTATAGCCAGTAATGAAAATAGCTTTTTCATATAATTCCTCCTCATTTAAATATATAATTTTATTTTAATCTGAAATTTTAACAACAGAAAATTTTACTGTTTAAATCTATTTGAAAACATTAAGATAAAAATTCAAATTGTTAGCTAATTATAACATTAGTTTATGTATACGAAAAATATTTAATATTTATCCTATTATTTATTTTTTAAATGATTGTGCAGTTCTTCAATTTATATTAGAGATTTTTAGTAATTACAGTACATTTGAGCATAGTAAAAATATCCGGATGAAAAAAATAAACATAAATAACATTTATGTTTGGATTCTATAAAATATGTTTTTGAGATTGTTGACTTTGTGATAGTGGATATGTTAATATTAATCATACTTCAAATGTGTGTCTGGATAATTCCAACTGCACAGATGCAGAATTGCAGAAGTATAGTAGAATTTATTTGAGTAGGATAGTAGGATAGTAGGTAATTACAAAAAAAATTTTAAGTAGAAAAATGTAGGATTGCATGAAATAAAATTATTTTTAGTTTCTGTGCAATAAGTAGGTACTTAAAAGAGGGCTTCATTTTATAATGTATTTTCAATAAGCCTTAGATTTGTGTTAATTACTCAAAAATATTAATTTTATTAATAAATATCCTAGCTCTCTATATACTGCATTAGAGAGTTTTTTTAAAACAAAAAATACTAAAAAACAGGAGGCAATTATGATTTTAAAAGTAGACGGAAAGATCCCTAGAGAAATGCTGGAAAGACTGATAAAAAAATTGGAAGAGGACTTAAATGTAGAAGTATATCCCACAATCGGCAAGGAGTTTACCATATTGGGCCTAGTCGGAGATACAAGTGTTATTGATATAAAGCATGTAAGTTCTTTTGAATATGTAGTCGATGTACAGAGAATTCAGGATCCGTTTAAGAGAGCCGGGAGACATTTCAAACCTTCAGATACAATAGTAGAAGTAGGCGGAAAAGTAAAAATAGGAGGAAATGATCTTGTAATGATGGCTGGTCCGTGTTCTGTAGAAAGCGAAGAGCAGGTTATGACTATAGCAAGAGCTGTGAAAAAAGCCGGGGCAAATATGTTTAGAGGCGGAGTGGTAAAGCCAAGAACATCACCTTATGCATTCCAGG from Sebaldella sp. S0638 harbors:
- a CDS encoding MurR/RpiR family transcriptional regulator translates to MKVLDDNLFNKINSLKKSFTASETKVFNYIEKNPENVVCMNIRELSDAIETGETTIIRFCKKTGFKGYNDFKISLVSSLSKEKQTNKHKIDILADENYNSIAESIYNNSFNVLKDTLSLINNEVLDKCINLINSARHIEFIGIGHSNLTAQDAKYKFLRIGKSVAAHSDPHLFKMAASISDKDDVILGISQTGETKEVIESLQSGKMRGAKTIAITNNDKTEITKYADYVLLNGFNEELFETGSFSERMSQLFIIELLYLGVLSKNKDKAMELKDLTIKAVT
- a CDS encoding ATP-binding cassette domain-containing protein, which gives rise to MNILEVNDLNVYYGAIHAIKDISFEIKKGEIVTLIGANGAGKTSTLHAISGLLTPKSGEISLNGMNITNKEAHKLLGLGMAHVPEGRRIFTNLTVMENLEMGAYIRNDKDKIKKDLNNIFDMFPRLAERKKQLAGTMSGGEQQMLAIARALMSRPELLLMDEPSMGLAPILVQEIFKNIEKINKENNVTILLVEQNAHMALSIANRAYVLETGRIIMSGDANELANNEDIKKAYLGG
- a CDS encoding ABC transporter ATP-binding protein; the protein is MSLLETEHLCISFGGLKAVDDVNITLNDKELIGLIGPNGAGKTTLFNLLTGVYKPTSGSVRVNGAETEKLSTPQIINLGLARTFQNIRLFKNLSVLDNVKLALDSSLKYSVLTATLRLPKYWKEEKSADERALDFLKIFDLDKVSDVLAGNLSYGQQRKLEIARALATSPKLLLLDEPAAGMNPQETKELMETIQLIRDKFEIAILLIEHDMDLVMGICERLYVLNFGKIIAQGTPVEIQNNPEVITAYLGE
- a CDS encoding branched-chain amino acid ABC transporter permease gives rise to the protein MDKKNIRKLTYILSAVLIVILFFLLQIIVQINSYYSTILCNIFIYVLFAVSLNITVGLMGQLSLGHAGFIAVGAYSSVMFTKYVFTSVPNDAVRLILGCIIGGLFAALFGFLVGIPILRLKGDYLAIITLAFGEMIKFTIQNLDFLGGAAGIRRIPQITTFTSIFWIVVVSIIIITMMMTSKYGRLVLSIREDEIAAENIGIPINKIKLFGFTVSALFAGVGGALLAHSYPTLEPLQFNFVFSIDILVMVVLGGLGSITGAIVSASLLTILNESLRSFANFFPSNIGMYVQQGRYAFYALVLIFIMIFRPSGLLGTGELKISSIIRRLFSGKKKNEARKG
- a CDS encoding branched-chain amino acid ABC transporter permease, producing the protein MLKTFLEQVINGLQVGSIYALIALGYTMVYGIVKLINFAHGDILMVGAYTAFTCVTKYNMPLIVAILVSVIVCSLLGVLIDRLAYKPLRNSPRISALITAIGVSFFLESVFLVFQGADSKVIPQDKIPFYLSSATINIGSIRISYLTLVTIFSTIICMLVLNFFIKNTKLGKATRAVSEDHNAARLMGINVNSTISITFAIGSALGALGGVLYSLTYPQIEPYMGMMPGLKAFIAAVFGGIGSIPGAMIGGYLMGLIENFSKAYISSTWANVIVFGILILILVFKPSGLLGKNIKEKV
- a CDS encoding ABC transporter substrate-binding protein: MKKLFSLLAIATLTLVSCGKKADTAAAGTETKTEEKTVVKIGFIGPLTGGVAQYGIATKEGIELKIEEINAQGGINGKKLELISVDDKGDAKEAVNAYKKLVSNDKVDMIIGAVTSVPSNAIAELAEKDKVPMISPTGTNIDITGGKKYVFRTTFTDPFQGAVMGRYATAKGFKKIAVLTNKSDDYSTGLSQSFIEEAKKGGAEIIESSYTKEDKDFKSILTNIKNANVDAIYIPDYYETIGLIATQAKELGITAQYLGGDGWDGVQTNFAAVTNGALFVSQYAANDESSLVQNFIKAYNDKYKKDPILFAALGYDTVDIIVNALKNAKDSSSDALVDALKATDLELVTGKLVFDENNDPKKIADIIEIKDGKLTLKEKAE